Proteins from one Borrelia hispanica CRI genomic window:
- a CDS encoding DUF226 domain-containing protein: MEDSLRRLKEKKLEIEKLQNKTDVFLKIERIKDRTVYHTKIFRDFFAFGIDKNDSNKFFLILRDLFKDKTCKFHLFSIKDGDKFLGMYYGYRKPIKNVISKYKENGIIKTHTFPKVFYVEFRFKKGSVFCYIKGIYYFFRKEKSNTKYCKILFEIINRLEKQIYEFYGKQLSSGGIITRWLEKNQK, encoded by the coding sequence ATGGAAGATTCATTAAGAAGACTAAAAGAAAAAAAATTAGAAATTGAAAAGCTTCAAAATAAAACAGATGTCTTCTTGAAAATAGAGAGGATAAAAGATAGAACGGTATATCATACAAAAATTTTTCGAGATTTTTTTGCATTTGGGATTGATAAAAACGATAGCAATAAATTTTTTCTAATTTTGAGAGATCTTTTTAAAGATAAAACATGTAAATTTCATTTATTTTCTATTAAAGATGGTGACAAATTTTTAGGTATGTATTATGGATATAGAAAACCAATAAAAAATGTTATATCTAAATATAAAGAAAATGGGATTATTAAGACACATACCTTTCCTAAGGTGTTTTATGTAGAGTTTAGATTTAAAAAGGGTAGTGTTTTTTGCTATATAAAAGGAATTTATTATTTCTTTAGAAAAGAGAAATCAAATACAAAGTACTGCAAAATATTATTTGAAATAATAAATAGATTAGAAAAACAAATATATGAGTTTTATGGCAAACAGTTGTCAAGTGGAGGGATTATAACAAGATGGCTAGAAAAAAACCAGAAGTAA